The DNA sequence CAACGCTGACGGCCATATCCGGGAGGTCTTGTTTTTGGAAGGTGTTTCGATCAAGGCCTGGGCGCCTGGCGAATCGCCGGGCGATTGGCAGGAAAGCTTGTTCGTGCCCAGCGAGCGGCATGGCGATTTCGTGCTGCTGCGGGAAGACGGAACCGAAGCCGAAGGATCCTTCATGGACGGAAAAATGCACGGGAAATGGAAGTTTCGCTTTACCAACGAAACGACAATCGAAGGGCAGTATGCGAATGGCACCAGGCAGGGGCGATGGACCGAAACCCTTCAAGACGGAACCGTGGGTCAAGGACGCTACTCAGGCACACGACGGCACGGACCGTGGTCATTTCAATACGCAAACGGCCTGGTTCAGCTAGGCAACTACGAGAATGGCAGAAGGACCGGGAATTGGATTGTTCGATACGCCAGCGGCGTCGATGGGAAAGGCCCGTTTACGGGAGACAAGCAGACCGGAGAATGGGTCTATCGGCACCCGGACGGGACCGTGCACAGGGGCTTTTATGTGGACGGCCAGAGGCATGGTGAATGGGTCATTACGTCGCCTGATGGCACCGTGCGCGAGGGCATGTTTGCGGATGGAACGGAGTACGGGGAATGGGTCGTGACCGATCCGGACGGCACTGTAGCGCGAGGGCAGTATGCGGACGCCAAACGGCACGGACTGTGGACCGTGCGTAACGCAAACGGCAACGTTGTCGAGGAACAATGGGAGAACGGCGTACTCGTGCAAGACCCATCTCTAAATTGACCTTACGGGAAGCGAAGATGGCCTACACCGACCCGGAGCACGCGCAGCGATCCCGCCTGACTTAGAATCTCCGTATGCCCGGAGCGCGTAGCGAGTGAGCGAGAAAACAGACACATTTTTGCCGTTGAATGTCGCGGTGCTGACGATTTCGGACAGCCGCACGCTGGAGACGGACGACTCGGGTGCGCTGCTGGCGGAGCGCATCGGCAGCGCCGGCCACAAGCTGCACGAGCGGCTGCTGGAGCCGGACCACCGGTACCGCATACGCGCGGTGGTTTCGCAGTGGATCGCCGATGAGGGCGTCGACGCGGTCATCACGACGGGCGGCACCGGGCTGACCGGGCGCGACGGCACGCCCGAGGCGGTAGAGCCGCTGCTCGACAAGCAGATCGAGGGCTTCGGCGAGATGTTCCGGGTGCTGTCGTACGAGGACATCGGCACCTCCACGCTGCAGTCGCGCTGCCTGGCGGGGCTGGCCAACGGCACCTTCGTTTTCTGCCTGCCCGGCTCGCGCAACGCCGTGGCCACCGGCTGGGACAAGCTCATCGAGGCGCAGCTCGACACCCGCACCCGCCCCTGCAACCTGGCCGAGCTCAGGCCCCGCCTGCGAGAGACCTAGGATCCGCGAAGATGGCGTTGCTCCAGATCCACCAGTTCCCCTGCCTGTCGGACAACTACGGCTTCCTGATCCACGAGCGCCTGTCTGGCCTGACCGCCACCATTGACACGCCCGACGCCAAGGTCATCCACCGCGAACTCAAGCGCAAGGGCTGGCGCCTGACGCACATCCTCAACACCCACCACCACCCCGACCACGCCGGCGGCAACCTGTGGCTGAAGGACCGCACCGGCTGCATCATCGTAGGCCCCAGCGCCGACGCCGCGCGCATCCCCGGCATCGACCTCCAGGTCGGCGAAGGCGAAACCCTGGAATTCGGCAACGCCAAAGCCCTCGTTTACGACACCCCCGGCCACACCAGCGGCCACATCGTCTATTACTTCCCCGACGAAGACGCCGCCTTCGTGGGCGACACACTCTTCGTCATGGGCTGCGGCCGGCTGTTCGAGGGCTCGCCCGGGCAGATGTGGGACTCGCTGCAGAAGCTGATGAGCTGGCCCGGCCGCACGCGCATCTACTGCGCGCACGAATACACCCGCACCAACGGCCGCTTCGCGCTCACCGTGGACCCGCACAACGAGGCGCTGGTCCAGAGAATGGAAAAAGTGGAACGGCTGCGCGAGGAAGGACGCCCGACCGTCCCCACGACCATGCACCAGGAAAAACGCACAAACCCCTTCCTGCGCCCGGACAGCCAGGGCATCCGCGTGCAACTCGGCATGGAAGACGCGGACGACGTCGAAGTGTTCGCCGAGGTAAGGCGCCGCAAGGACCGCTTCTAGCATTTGCGCCAAACAACACGCAGGCGACTGAAGCAAGCACGAGGATCGGATATGATCCGGCATGCCAGCCCGGAGCCGACCCCCCCAATCTTTAGGAGTACAGGCGGCAGCGCGATTTGGCGTACTGATCGCCGCTGCTTTTCTGGTCGCATGTGGCGGATCGGGTTCCGGCGACGGTTCGCCGCCGCCTCCTCCGCCGCCTACTCAGCCCCCTCCGCCTCAACCCGACCCGAACCGGGCGCCGTCCATTACGGTCAGCTCCTCGGCCACCGTGGCGGAGAACGAGTCCGGCGCCGTTATTACTTCGGTCCAGACCAGTGATGCCGACGGCGACACGGTCACGGTTACGGTGGATGACGATCGGTTCGAAGTGAGCGACGACAATCTCAGGCTCAGGGAGAACCGATCGCTCGACTACGAGGCCACGCCCTCCGTGGAAGTGACGATCACCGCCAGCGACGGGGAGGATTCCACCACGGCTGACGTAACGATCTCCGTAACCGACGTGCGCGAGATGCTGGTCGTCGAAGGGACCGCGTCGGAGGGCCAGCGCCACCAGGTCTATCTGCTCCCGTCGGCGTCCGAACCGTCAAGAGATGGACTCGTACGCATCATCAACCGTTCCTCCTGGGCGGGTGAGGTGCGGATTTACCCCACCGACGACAATGGACGCCGTTTCGATGCCTTGACACTGGAGATGGAAGCGAAGCAGACAGTCCATTTCAATTCCATGGACCTGGAGTCGGGCAATCCGGGCCTGGGGCTGTCGGGCGGTACCGGGGGCGGTCAAGGCAACTGGCGCCTGGAATTGACGAGCGACCTTGACATCGAGGTGCTCTCCTACGTGCGCGCGTCGGACGGATTTCTGACGCCTGTTCACGACGTGGCGCAGAGTACGGGTGACCTCCATCGGGTAGTCACGTTCAACCCGGGCAGCGACCGTGACCAAGCCAGCCGGCTGCGGCTGATCAATGTGGGGGACGAGGAAGCGGTCGTCAGGGTTCGCGGCACGGACGACGCGGGCGCGCCGGGCCAGGACGAGGTAAGGCTGCGGATCAATGCGGGCGCCGCGCGGTCGGTCACGGCGCAAGAGCTGGAGTCGGGCGGCGCGCATATTGAGGGCATGCTGGGCGATGGCGCGGGCAAGTGGCGGCTGGTGGTGGAATCGGATCGACCGATCGTGGCAATGAACCTTCTGGAGAGCTCGATGGGCCGTCTGGCCAACCTGTCAACGGCGGCGCAGCCGAACAACGGCGTGCATCGCGTTCCGTTGTTCCCGGTCGCCGGAGACGCGATGGGCCATGAGGGGCTCGTTCGCGTTGTCAACCGCTCCCGGAGATCCGGCGAGGTTCGTATCAAGGCATCCGATGACACGGATATGGACCGTGAACCCGTAACGCTGAGGATTGGCGCATTCGAAGCGGTGCAATTCAACTCCGAGGACCTGGAACAGGGTGGCCGCAAGGGCTTGTCAACGGGGACCGGCTCCGGGGAAGGCGACTGGCGCCTGGAACTGACGAGCGACCTCG is a window from the Gammaproteobacteria bacterium genome containing:
- the moaB gene encoding molybdenum cofactor biosynthesis protein B; protein product: MPLNVAVLTISDSRTLETDDSGALLAERIGSAGHKLHERLLEPDHRYRIRAVVSQWIADEGVDAVITTGGTGLTGRDGTPEAVEPLLDKQIEGFGEMFRVLSYEDIGTSTLQSRCLAGLANGTFVFCLPGSRNAVATGWDKLIEAQLDTRTRPCNLAELRPRLRET
- the gloB gene encoding hydroxyacylglutathione hydrolase, translated to MLQIHQFPCLSDNYGFLIHERLSGLTATIDTPDAKVIHRELKRKGWRLTHILNTHHHPDHAGGNLWLKDRTGCIIVGPSADAARIPGIDLQVGEGETLEFGNAKALVYDTPGHTSGHIVYYFPDEDAAFVGDTLFVMGCGRLFEGSPGQMWDSLQKLMSWPGRTRIYCAHEYTRTNGRFALTVDPHNEALVQRMEKVERLREEGRPTVPTTMHQEKRTNPFLRPDSQGIRVQLGMEDADDVEVFAEVRRRKDRF